A section of the Subtercola frigoramans genome encodes:
- a CDS encoding ATP-binding cassette domain-containing protein, which produces MTTTIEPGATRVAAVSMRNIDVAFGGVHAVRDVSIDLYSGEVVALLGHNGAGKSTLVSILAGATIRDSGTILINGAEAQIDSPRTARDAGIETIFQNLALADNLDAPSNLFLGREMRTFGFFRKKKAMAAAAAEVLQRINPRFKNLDDQVRNLSGGQRQSIAIARAVYFNARVIIFDEPTAALGPAESKLFQELVTRLKSEGVAILIISHDIHEVFELADKLVVMTDGKVVGRLNTAEATKQQVLSMIILGGSDDGDSDAAKSLVESLL; this is translated from the coding sequence ATGACTACGACAATCGAGCCCGGCGCAACGCGCGTCGCCGCTGTCAGTATGCGCAACATCGACGTGGCTTTCGGAGGCGTCCATGCGGTGAGGGATGTGTCGATCGACCTGTATTCCGGTGAGGTCGTTGCACTGCTCGGCCACAACGGTGCCGGAAAGTCCACTCTCGTCAGTATTCTGGCCGGGGCGACCATCCGCGACAGCGGCACCATTCTCATCAACGGAGCTGAGGCGCAGATCGACTCTCCCCGCACTGCGCGCGACGCGGGTATCGAGACGATCTTCCAGAATCTTGCGCTCGCAGACAACCTCGATGCCCCATCGAACCTGTTCCTCGGTCGAGAGATGCGAACTTTCGGGTTCTTTCGCAAGAAAAAGGCGATGGCTGCCGCCGCGGCGGAGGTGCTCCAGCGCATCAATCCACGCTTCAAGAACCTCGACGACCAGGTGCGCAACCTCTCCGGGGGCCAGAGGCAGTCGATCGCCATCGCCCGAGCGGTGTACTTCAATGCCCGGGTCATCATCTTCGACGAACCGACCGCGGCCCTGGGGCCTGCGGAATCGAAGCTGTTCCAGGAACTGGTGACCCGCCTGAAGTCAGAGGGTGTTGCCATTCTGATCATCAGCCACGACATCCACGAAGTCTTCGAGCTCGCAGACAAGCTGGTCGTCATGACCGACGGCAAGGTCGTCGGCCGGCTCAACACGGCAGAAGCCACCAAGCAGCAGGTACTCTCGATGATCATCCTGGGTGGTTCTGACGATGGGGATTCCGACGCCGCGAAGTCGTTGGTGGAGTCACTCCTGTGA